Genomic DNA from Thermotoga petrophila RKU-1:
GTTCTCCCTCCTCCCTGAAGCTGAAATATCCTCGTCTCGATACAATGACGTGATCCACAAGACTCACCCCAAGGATTTCTCCCGCTTGTTTCAATCTTTCCGTGATCAAACGATCTTCTTTGCTGGGAGTGGGATCACCAGAAGGATGGTTGTGAACGACGATCACTCCAGATGCATTAGCCCTGATAGCCGTCCGAAACACGTCCCGCGGATGTATCAAACTCCTGTCAGAAGTTCCAACAGTGAGTGTGTTTTCTCCTATAACGTTGAGCTTCGTATCGAGACAGATCACCTTCACAATTTCCCTCTCAAGATACACCATTTCCTGGCAGTACCTGTAAACTTTCACGGAAGAGTCCAGCTTCTCCGGTATCCTTTCCAGTTCTCTGTGAAGTCTTTTTCCAAGCTCCAGAGCAGCTTTCAAGGTGATGGCCTTGACCATACCGACCCCTTCGACCGAAGCTATCTCTTCGAGACCTGCGTTCGAGAGTTTTATCAACGAGCCGTCAAACCTTTCAAGAAGATCCTTTGAAAGTTCGAGAACGTGCTTCCCCTTCTTTCCGGTTCTCAGCACGATGGCGACGAGTTCTTCAACCGAAAGCGACTCTGGCCCCGCCTTTATCATCCTCTCTCTTGGAAGCAAACTTCCACCATCCCTTTTCATAGAGGTACTGCCAGACCATTCCAAGAGGAAATCCCACCACAGTAAAGAAATCTCCTTCTATTTTTTCAACGAAGACGGCCGCGAAATCCTGTATCCCATAAGCCCCCGCTTTGTCGAGAGGTCTGTATTTCTCAACGTAGTAATCGATCACACTCTCTGGAAGTTCTCTGAACCTGACCTTCGTTGAAGAAACGATCACGTCTTTTGTTTCACTGGAGACGAACGCCACCCCCGTGTAAACCACGTGCCATTCTCCAGAAAGCTTCTTCAGCATACCTTTCGCTTCTTCCAGAGACTCCGGCTTTCCCAGTATGTTACCATCCAAAACCACCACCGTATCGGATCCAATGACGAGTATTTCCTCTTCCTTCCTCTTTTTGAACACCCACTCCGCTTTTCTCAACGAGAGTTCTCTAACGGTCTCTTCGGGACTTTCAAGAAATTCCTCTTCAACATCAGGCTTTTCAACTTCGAACTCTATCCCCAGTAATTCCATCAGTTGCCTTCTTCTGGGCGAAGAAGAAGCGAGAATAATTCTCAAACACTATCCCTCCCATCTTGCTTGCCAGGAAGGCGTTGACTGTTCCCGAGACAAGACCGAGTATCACCATCAAAGGAAAGAGCAAGAAGGTTTTCGTACTTCCAACCAGAAAAGATATGACGATGAGCTGAACAAGGTTGTTCACAAAAGATCCCATTGCACTCAAACTCAAGTAACCAAAATCGAACCGGGCCAGAAACGATTCCACCAGGGAAGCGGAAACGGCACCGAAGAATCCGGTTAGAAAAGATGGAGAAAGAAACCTGCCGGAAAAGAGAGCACCCAAAATGCTCTTTGCAGATGCGACGATCAGAGCATCTCCAAAACCAATTTCCGAAGCTATCATGAGGACTACCGAGTTGGAGAATCCCCATCTTCCAAACGGCACCGGAAAAGGAAGTAGATTTTCCAGGACATAAAAAGTAGAAGAAAGAGCCGTCAAAACAGAAAGAAATGTGATCCTCCTCACCAGGTCACGGTATCGTAATCTGTCTTTTCTTCGAAGAATATTATCACCTCGTTTGGCACACAGATGATGGTCCCTCCTGGACCAACCCATCCCGTTTTCACACACAGTTTCAAAGGACAGGTTGACTCAACGACTCTGACCCTGTTCCCATGGAATTCCACCTTCATGAGGAATCTTCCGTTCTCTGTTATGTCGTACGTTCCTGGTTTCGACAGAATCTTTCTGAAATCTTTCCCTTGAACCACAACTTTACTTCCTTTCTTCTCCGAAACGAGTATTGAAAAGATGAGGACAACGAAGATCAAAATGATCAGCACCACGTCTTTTTTTCTGAAGAAGCTCCTCACCTTTTTCACTCTCTTTCGAACAGCTTGAAGGTCTCAGACTTTTCGATCGTTCCTCCTTCAAGAACTATCAGCGGATGAGCTCCCATATTTGGAAAATCGAGCACCACCTTCCTCCAGTCTTTTCCGGCCATCACAAAGCCCGCTGTGGAGAGTGCGTCGGCTGTGGTGGCATCTTCGGCTACGATCGTTACGCTCCACACACCACGAGCAGGATACCCCGTTGAAGGATCGAGAATATGATGATACCTGACACCGTCCACAACGAAATATCTTTCGTAATCACCGGAAGTCGCAACCGCTCCGGATTTCAGATAGATGTAATCTATCACGTTGTCTTCCCTGGGATCTTTTACTCCTATCACCCACGGATACTTTCCAAATTTTGGCCCGATGATACGAATATCCCCACCTGCTTCGACAAACCCCGTTGCGTTCTCGTCAAAAGAGAGTGCTATCTGCCTAGTTCTGTCAAGGGCGTACCCTTTCGCTATACCACCAAGATCGATCTTCACACCGTTTTTAACCATCACTCTCATGTTCTTATCGTCGAAGAGAACGTTTTTATATCCGATATGCTTCAGAGCTTCTTCGATCTCTTCTCGAGAAGGTACCCTGAGATTTTCGTAGTTTCCGGTAAACCCCCAGAGTTCGAGAAGCCTTCCTACTGTCGGATCAAACGCTCCATCTGTGAGCTCTGCGAACGCGCAGGCCGCTTTGATCAAACTGTAAGTCTCTTCGTCCACCTCGACCCATTCGTTGGGATGATCGTTTATCTTTTTCACAACACTTCTTTCATCCGTGAAAGAAAACTTGTAGGTAATCCTCTTCATGTCTTCCAGAATGGCTTCTGCGATCGTTCTGGGATTTATCTTCTGAGAGGAAACGACTATCCTCACACTCGTTCCGAGAGCGAAATCTCTGAGCTCATAATACTGATCTTTCGTTCGGATGAGGAGTAAAGCCAAGAGAATCGCAAGAGAACCTAGAAGAAGTGAAGAAAAGATGATGACGTTTCTTCTGGTTACCCGATGATCGTTGCTATCTGACGGCCACATTTTGTGCACTTCCCTTCTTCATCCAGTCCCACTTTTTCCACTTCATATCCCTGTCTTCTGATCACAAGATTTCCGCAATCCGGGCAGAAAGTGCTCTCGTATCTTTCGTCCCACACGTTACCGAGGTAGACGAAATTTAAATACTCTCTGGCCATCTCGTATATCTCGATGAGCTCTTCTATCGGCGTTGGAGGTATGGTGTACTTGTAATTTGGAAAGTAGCGGCTTATATGAAGAGGGATGTCTTTGTCCAGATCAGCGATCCACTCGAATTCTCTCCTCAGGTCTTCTTTGTCGTCGTTCTTTCCCGGAATTATCAGCGTGGTGAGCTCAACGTGAATTCCTGCGTTGTAAACCTTCTCTATGTTTCTGAGGACCACGTCCAAATCTCCCCCGATCTCCCTGTAGAAATCTCTGTTGAATCCCTTGAGATCTATGTTCATCGCATGCACGGACTGAAAGAGGAGTTCCAGAGGTTCTTCGTTTATAAAACCGTTGGTCACAAGAACGCAGTACATACCTTCTCTCACAGCCACACGAGACGTGTCGAGAACGAACTCGTACCAGACAAGAGGCTCGTTGTATGTGAAAGCGATTCCTTTTGAGTTTCTGTTCATCTGGGCTATCTTGACAAGCTGTTCTGGAGTGACTCTTTTGGTTTCTGGCTTTGCTTGCGAAATCTCCCAGTTCTGACAGAAACCGCACTTGAAATTACAGCCGAAAGTTCCCACAGAGAATATCTGCTCACCAGGATTGAAGTGGAAAAGCGGTTTCTTTTCTATGGGATCCATAGCGATTGCTGTTACTTCACCGTAGTTCAGACTCACCAGAGAGCCGTTTTTGTTCTTTCTCACACCGCACAACCCAATTTGTCCGTTATCGAGCACACATTCATGCGGACACAGAAGGCACTTAACTTTTCCATTCTCAAGAATTTCAAAGTGCAAAGCCATCCTTTCCATGTCCCATCCTCCTCATTTGTAGCGTTCAACTGTGAACCTGTAAATCTCCACATCGTCGTCCCACTCAGGGATTCCGGCTTTCAGCTTCGCTATTCTGAGCTGTTCTTCGACCGTATCCACACCTTCTATGTCAGGAAGAAGGAGCCCTCTCCTCCAGCCCTTAACTACTATCACACCGTATTTTTTCGGGTCGAGCTCGGAGATATCCCTCACCGGTTCAGGAGGACTGAGAATGTCCACGTGCACAACGATATCGTCGAGTTCATCGGGCGAGACCGGAGGAAACCTTGGGTCCTGAGTGGCAGCCGCGATGGCGTTATCTCTTATCTCAAGAGCGAGATTCGGCTTTGTGGGAAGATAGGTTCCTATACAGCCCCTCAGAGAACCGTCCGTTTTGTGAAGAGTCACAAAAGCCCCTGCTCTTCTTTTGAAGAGCTCTTCAGGAACACTTTCATCGGGTTCGATCACTTTTCCATATCTCACGTAATTCTCTATGACCCTTATTGCCCATTTCACGTAAGGATGCTCGCCTATCATGTTCCCACCACCTGTAACAATTATAGCACCTGTTGTATCATAGAATTTGAGAGATCGAGAAAGGAGAGGATAGAACGTGAAAGCAGGTGGTCAAGCGGTAATAGAAGGAGTGCTTATGATCGCAAGAAAGGTTTCCCTTGCCGTCAGAAAGCCAAATGGAAATATCGAAGTCAGGGAACTCGGGAAAGTAAAGTTTCCAGGTTGGGCGAAGATACCTTTCTTGAGAGGTTTTTATTCGCTTTTTGTTTCTCTCTACTTTGGAATAAAAGCCCTCAATCTTTCCTCCGAAATCTCTTCCGGTGAAAAACTGAAGGAAAGCGAGAAATTCTTTTCTCTCATCACAGCCGTTGGACTTGCCGTTGGTCTTTTTGTGATAGTACCTATTTTTCTGACCAATTTCCTGGTGACGAAAAAAGGAGAGTTTCTCTATTCTCTTGTTGAAGGATTCATAAGGGTTGGACTCTTTCTCCTCTACGTCTGGATCATCTCACTGTTCAAAGATGTAAAACGCGTGTTTCAGTACCACGGTGCGGAACATATGACAATTCACGCTTACGAACATGGAGAGGAACTCACACCGGAAAATGTGAGAAAATATTCGACGATACATCCAAGATGCGGGACCAACTTTTTGATGATCTTTTTAATAGTGGCCATCCTTCTTCTCAGTCTGGTCGGTGTCGTTGTGGAGATGAACACCTGGACGAGGATCGTTTCAAGGCTCGTTCTTCTTCCCTTCGCAGCGGGGATTTCTTACGAACTCCTGAAAGTCATAGCCTTCTTCAATGGAAAGGGACTGGTGAAGCTTCTCTATCTTCCAGGGTACCTTCTTCAATACCTGACCACGGCAAAACCAGATGACTCACAGCTTGAGGTTGCCATCACCGCGCTGAAGTACGCAGTAGGTGAAGAGAAGGACACAACAGAGGACAACGTAAAGGAGGATGAGGTAGAACTTCTGGGATAGTCCAAGAAGATTGAACATCAGTGAAAAGGAAACGAGGATCAAAAGTGTTTTCCATTTTCCTATCTTTCTGGAAAACACGTGGTGAGTATGTTTCTCATCCGGAGAGAACGGGTTTTTCTTTACAACCAATCTTCTCACAAAACTGAACACGATCTCGTAGAACGGAAATCCAAGGAAAAGCGTGGCGTATCCGAGATCTCCCTCGAAGAAAACCACCGATGCCGTGGAGAGGTAAGCTCCAAGAAGAAACGAACCACTGTTCCCCAGAAAAACCTTTGCGTCTGGGAGGTTCCATGGAAGAAAACCGATTATCGAAAACGCAAGAGACCTTTCTCCAATCATGAGCGAAGAAAATAGAGATATTCCGCTCAAAAGGCCGTCCAATCCATCGACTACGTTGAACGCGTTAACCATACCGACAAACCAGATCACGAAAAAGACAGGATGTATCCTCGCTCCAAAGATACTGACCTCTATGGTCACAGCGGTAGAGAACCAGACAGCAACCAGAGTGGTCACAGCGAGTTTGATTTTGTAGGAGAGGTCGAAAAGATCATCCAGAAGTCCAAGAAGAAACAGGGGAATCGAAAAGAGAAAAAAGGGATTGTCTCTTTCGAAGATGAGAAGCGTCAGGAATATGGAAACACCACCGACCGGCGGAACCGCTCTCCCGTGGGATTTTCTGGAGTCGGGATGATCGAGAAATCCCGTCTTCTTCGCAAAAACAGACAGCACCGAAGTCAGGAAGAAACTAATTATCGCTTCCCACATTTATTTGTGCCTCCGGGACTAATTTTTTCATTTCGGTGAGAAGTCCTTTTACGTCGCTGTTTTCGAAGGCTTCTTTCATTCTGTTGATTGCCTGTTCTACGCTCTCTTTCCCTGGAAGAACGGATGTCTTCACTCTGAAGATTTTCGAGTGTGGAGTCAACTCTTTCATCTCGTAAGGGTAGAGCAACTCTTCGTACATCTTCTCCCCCGGCCTGATTCCGGTGAAAACTATCTTTATGTCCTGGTAAGGGGTGTACCCAGAGAGCATGATCATGGTTTCCACAAGCTTCAGGATGGGTATCTGCTCTCCCATGTCGAGAATGAAGAGGTCCTTTCCGGAAGAGAAGAGAAGGGACTGGAGAATGAGGGAGACGGCCTCAGGTATGGACATGAAGTAGCGCTTCATTCGTGGATCCGTCACCGTTACAGGCCCACCTTTTTCTATCTGACGGCGAAATTTTTCCACTACGCTTCCCCTGCTTCCAAGAACGTTTCCAAACCTCACGATCGAGAAATTCGTGCTGTTTTTTTCTCTCGAAAGGATGTAGAGTTCCGCTATCCTCTTGGTGAGGCCCATCACAGAAGTGGGATTCACCGCTTTGTCTGTCGAGATGAAAACAAAATACTTAACACCGAGCCTTTCGGAGAGTTCCACGAGATTCATCGTTCCCAGAACGTTCACTCTGAAAGCCTCAAGCGGATTTTCCTCCATCAAAGGAACGTGCTTGTGTGCTGCCACGTGGAAGATCACGTCCGGCCTCAGCTGGGTCAACCAGTGTTCCATTATCTTTCTGTCGGCAACATCCGCTATGATCCTTTTTTTCTTCACCTCCGGAAAGTGTTCGGTGAGAAACTCGTTTATGAGATATATACTGTTTTCTCCGTGGCCCAGAAGAAAGATCTCCGCTGGATTCATCCTGGCTATTTGCTTGCAAAGCTCAGAACCGATACTGCCTCCTGCTCCGGTCACAAGAATTTTCTTCCCTTTCAAGAATTTTCCTATTTCATGAAAATCCACCTTCACTTCTTCGCGACCCAGAAGATCTTCTATGGATATTTCCTTCAGATGGGAGATCCTGACACGTCCTTCTATCAGCTCTCTCACACTGGGGAGGGTCTTTACTCTGACCTTTTTCAAATCGATGCTTTTGAGAATTCGTTCCATCTCAGCTCTGGAAGCTGAAGGTATAGCTATCACGATTTCGTCCACGTTCATTTTCTCCACGAATTCCATTGTTTTCTCTATTGGTCCAAAAACCGGAACTCCCCTCACCTTTCGACCGATCTTTCTGGGAGAATCGTCCACGAAGGCCACTATTTTTCCTAAATGGGGGTGTTTCTCAAATTCTTCGAGAATAGAGACTCCCGCATCTCCTGCCCCTATGACCAGTATTCTCTTCTCCCCTGAGGTTTTTCTTAGCCTGTTCACAGTCAGCCACTGCCATGTGATCCTGCTCAGCACAAGAAGGGCCATCGAACCAAGAAAGGTGGCAAACCCCACGGATCTGGGAAGAACTATTCCCCTGTAAACATAAAAAAACGCAAGGTTGGAAAGATAAGAGATAACGCTTCCTCTTATGAGAATGAGAAAGTCTCTGGCATTAGCGTATTCCCACACGATGGAATAGTTTCCGTTCAGAATGTAGACAACAGCCGAGACAGCGGTGTATACGATCACGGATTCGTCATAACGGCTCATTTCCTGAAAGTCAAAACCAAACCTCGAAAAGAGCGCCACTACACCCGCAAAGTACGTCAGAGCCACGTCGATTACAAAAAGGAGTGCCTTTCTTACCATCTTGTGATCACCCTTCTCCCATCCTCCGGTATAACTCCGTACTTGAAGAGTACCTCACGCACATCCTCGGTTACGTACACCCTCACGATCTGAATCATGTTGCTCACCATCAACCTGTATGCAGGGTATTTCTTCACGTACTCGTCCACTGTGAGAATCTCATCATGTTTGGGGTCGTAAAGGAAGACGTTGTTCTGGAGAAATTCATCGGGATGAAAGATGGTGAGTTTGTACGGTGTGTCGATCCTGAAGAATCTCTCTCCGTAATCACGAATCTCTTCGAGAATGCTTTTGTCTGAATCCTCTACGTTAACACTGGACAGCACACGGTCGATATTTTCGACGATCTTATCGATCAGGTTTCTGGCTGCAGACAGGCTGAGTTCAGATGGATCAAACCCTTCAGCGGAGAAAGGACGCTCAACCACCATCTTCCACAGATCGCGATTTTTGAACCGCTCCACGAGTTTCTTCGTTTCACTGTCCCCCTTCAGTTCGAGTTCTCTGAGAATGGAATAATCCGTCAATTCGAGGAATTCGTCGAGATCTTTCAAGCGCTCTTCCAAATCGAGAATCTCACAGGCCTTTGAGAGTATCTCCTGAATCATGAGATCGGCAGCACGGGACGTTTTGTGGAAATACACATTTTTGTACATCATGAATCGGCTGAACAGTATCGAATATATGTTGTCAACCACCTTCACGTGGTAACAGAGTATCTCTTTTCCATCTACCTCTTTGACAAGGGAATTCCTCAGCACCCTGTCCACGTTCATCGGAGCAAAATGCCCCACTCCGCTGTAGTAAGAGTCCCTCAGCAGAAAATCGAGCCTGTCGGCTCCCAGCGGTCCCTGGATGATGTTGAAATCCACACTCCCCGTTTCCTCTCCTCTGTATACCTCAACTACCCTTTTTGCTATCTCCTGAAAGGCGTCTTCCAGGGAAACCTCTCCCACCGATTCTCTTATATCTTCGATTACTGCTTGTTTCAATCTTTCGTTGTATGAGTTGAAAACCCTCATCATCTCTTCAGGAAGCTTTTCCGTTATGAGTTTGTTTCTGAACTCATCGTGACCATCCTCGTAACCGTATCTTTTGAAAACCACATCGTCGAACTGGTGACTGAACGGACCGTGTCCAACGTCGTGCAGCAAAGCGGCAAGACGCACTATCCTTATTCGATCGCTTTCTTTGAAAAGATTCCTCGCGTACAATCCGGCAACGTGCATGGTTCCCAATGAGTGTGCAAAGCGTGTGTGAGTCGCGCCGGGATACACGACGGTCGCCCCTGCCAACTGCGAAAGAAAGCGAAGCCTCTGAACCACTTTCGTGTCGGTGGCTAGTATTTCCAGTGGATAGAGATATATTTCCGAATGCACAGGATCCCTTGAAACCTTTTTAAACACGCTATCACCACCCTTCTGTTAAATTGTATCACTCGGAAATATGGTAAAATTACTAAAAAAGAAAAGGAGAAGCGGAGGATGAAAAAGTGGGAACTTTCACAGCCTGATGAGAAGGCTGTGTCAGAGATTTCTCAGTATTTTGGTCTCAATGAAATTGCATCGAGAATACTCGTGAACAGAGGCTTCACCACCAGAGAAGCGGTAGAGGCTTTCCTGTTCATCAATGAATCCCACCAGCACAATCCCTTTCTCTTCAACGATATGGAAAAAGCGGTTGAAACCCTGCTTGAAGCCCGGTCCAGGAACGAGCTCGTTCTGATTCACGGAGACTACGATGTGGATGGGATAACTTCCACCGTTATATTGAAGGAATTTCTCGAAGAGAACGGCTGGCGCGTTGATGTTTATATTCCACACCGTATCGAAGAGGGATACGGTATTCAGCTGGAAAACATCTTGACTTTTAAAGAGAACAACGTTTCCTGTCTTGTAACGGTTGACTGCGGAATAACCGCACTGGATTCGGTCGCTCTTGCGAAAAAATTCGGAATGAAAGTGATCATCACAGACCACCACGAGGTGAACGGTGACCTCCCCCCCGCCGATGCCATTGTGAACCCGAAAGTACCTGGAGAGAACTACCCATTCAGAGATCTTGCGGGTGTCGGTGTAACCTACAAACTCGTCCAGGCCATTTCTGAGGCGATCAATTATCCCCATCCCGAGAGATTTTTGGAGCTGGTAGCTCTTGGAACGGTCGCTGATATGGTCTCCCTCCTTGACGAAAACAGATACTTCGTGAAAAAAGGAATAGAACTGCTTTCAAACACAAAACGCGTGGGCTTAAAGAGGCTTCTGGAAAGACTTGGCCTGAAGAACCTCACATCGCACGATATCAGTTACAAAATAGCTCCCCGTCTCAACGCCGCTGGCCGTATGGGCAGTGCCAACGACGCCTTCAATTTACTGATAATGAACGATCCAGCGAAAGCGGACGGTGTTGTGGATAGGTTGATGGAGCTGAACAGCATCAGAAGGAAAACAGAATGGGCGATATACAAAGAAGCAATTGAAATAATCGAGACAAACGATCTGTGGAAAGATCCCGTCATAGTCGTTGCAAAAGAAAACTGGCACGTGGGAGTCATCGGCATAGTCGCTGCCAAACTGGCAAATCGTTATGAAAAACCCGTTGCAGTCGTCTCTCTGGACGAGAAGATAGCGAAAGGTTCCATAAGGAGCTACAACGGTTATGACATAATGAACATTTTCAACGAAGATATTCTCAAAATATTCGAGGAGATAGGTGGCCATTCTTCAGCGGTTGGTTTCTCCTTGAAAAGAGACCAACTGGAATCGTTCAGGGAATACATCAGAAACATTTCTCTGGAGGGACGAGAAGAGAAGGTGATCGTTGATGCTGAAGTCAGAATGGAAGATATTGATGATCGCTTCATTGAAGATATAAAAAAACTCATGCCCTTCGGTCAGGGAAATCCGGAACCTGTTCTTCTCTTCAAAGACGTACTGATAGAAAAGATTCATTTCTTTGGAGAAGACGGTAGCAACGTGTTCCTTCACCTGAAAAACGGCGAAAAGAACCTGGAAGTTGTGGGATACAATTTCAAGAACCTCTCGAGTTCTCTCTCTACATTACCAGTAACTCCCACCAGAGGAGACGTTGTGGTGAATCTACGTCCCATGGGAAATGGAATTTCTTACTATCTTGTCTCGCTGGATGTAAAGCCTATTCTTTCTGTAAAAAACAGAGAAGTGAGTCATATACTGAGTAGACCTAAAGAAGAAAAAACACTGATAAAAGTACCTTACCCATCAAAAACAAAGCTTCTGCTGTCCATAAAGGAAGAGCTTCAGGGAAAACTGGCGATCGTTTCTTTAACGAACGCCACGACTCAAAACATTCTGGGGTGCCTTTCGAGGTACTACACCTCCAAAAACTTGGGATTTGTAAATTCTACCTTTTCCAAGGAAGAAGAAAGCGATATTGTCCTCTTCACCCTTGCAGGTTTTCTGAAGAAACACCGTCTGGATGATTTTGAAGTATTTGTGGTGAACGAGTTCCAAGATTTTCTGGCGCATCGCGACAGCGAACTGGTCAAAAACTTCCTGGACATAGTCGACAAACACCCAGGAAAATTCATCTTCGTTGCCTCGATAGAACACCCAGAGCTGGAAGAGTTTCTGAAAAAGGAAAAATACGATGTCGTTGAGCTGAGAACCGACGAACCGGAGAAATTTCTGTTCTCCGATCAGAGAAATTCTTTCGACTTAGGTTCTCTTGTGGACGCTCACAGTTTCGCGGTGGTTGTTTCTGAGAAAAAACTCATACCAGATCTTTATCGGAAGATTGGCAAAGATGCGGTCGTTTACTACACAAGCATGGATGTGGAAAAGAAAATAAAGGCAATCAGCTTGATGGAGAGCGGTTCTGCTCGAAAAGCGATCATCACAAGCAACACCGATGGGCTTCCGACCCACATAAAAGGCGATATCTTCTTTTACGACTTCCCACTCAGCATTTACGAAATAGTGGATCTTTTGAGAAGAAAATCGGTGGTTAACCTCTGCTACTCTTCCTCCGACATTGAAAAGCGTCGATACGAGCTCAACAAGCTGTTTCCGGATCGTGAAAAGCTAAAAGAAATAGCGATCACAGCGATGAATCTGAAAGACAAAGAAAAACTGGAGAAGATTTTGGAGAGCGAGTACGATCTGAGCAGTGCCACTTTGAGAAAGATTTATTTGGACCTTCTGGAAGAATCCGGGTTCAACTTCGATAGATGGAGTTTTTCGGAAGATGAAAGGATACCTTGGAGATTGCTTGAGAGAGAGCTCGAAATAGCCCAGTTCGAAAGGACGGTTTCCGTTCTTTCAAAGGATCTGAAGTGGATATTCAACTTTTTCAAGGATACGGTGGTAAAGTGATAGTCGCTGTGGATTACGGAGAAAGGAAATGTGGAGTCGCATTCGGAGAAATTCTCCCTCAAAAAAGTCTTGTTATACCCACAAAGAACCTGAAGGAATTCATCAGAAAGCTGAAACCTGATAAAATAATCTTTGGATTACCTCTTTCGATGAGTGGAAAATACACTCAGCAGACGTTCAAAACAATCGCAGTTGCCTTCAAATTTTCAAAAGAGTACGAGACATATCTCTGTGACGAAAGACTCACCACGAAAATAGGAGAAAGGATCTCGAAAAAAGATGACGCCGTGAGCGCTGCTCTGATTTTTCAGTCTTTCTTCGAGAATTCCTCGGTATGTGAAAAAGTCACAGATCCAAGAAAAAAAGTCGATCTGACTCTGGAAAAAGTCACTGGAGAAGTTCTCCTGTACGAGTTCCCGGATCCTTCTTTGAACATCGAAGCAAGAGAAGTTGATGTGGTCACGAAAAATCCGGTTCTTGCTTATTTCTACAGTAAAAATGGATACTTCGTTGAAAGAGAACTTCGGGAAAAGAAGTACGACCTGATCATTTCTGGAAAAAACTGCGAAGAGTTGAATAAATACCTGAAAGAAAACGGTAGACTGGTGTGCCTGTAGCTCAACGGATAGAGCGCTGGACTCCGGATCCAGAGGTTGCGGGTTCGAGTCCCGCCAGGCACACCAGATTTTTTTAATTTCTAGGAAAAGTACATTTTGAAGAAGAAATATCATGACGAGGAGGTTTTAAAATGCCAAGAGGTGACATCGGAATAGATCTTGGAACAGCATCCATAATCGTTTACAAGAGAGGAGAAGGAATTGTTCTGCACGAACCTTCTGTCGTTGCGATCTCAGAAAAAACCGGGGAAATCGTCGCCATAGGAGAAGAAGCGAAGAAGATGCTCGGTAAAACTCCAGAAGGCCTCAAAGCGATAAGACCCATGAAAGACGGTGTGATAGCGGACTACAGAATGATCGAAGCGATAATAAGAAACTTTCTGAAGAAAATCATAGGAAGGTTCAGCTTCGTGAAACCTTCTCTCATCATAGGTGTTCCCACGAAAATAACAGAGGTAGAAAAGAGAGCGGTGTTCGAAGCCGGTTTGAACGCTGGTGCCAGAAGGGTTCACATCGTTTCCGAGCCGATCGCAGCTGCGATAGGTGCCGGAATAGATGTGATGGCTTCAGAGGGAAACATGGTGGTGGATATCGGAGGAGGAACCACGGATATAGCGGTCATCAGTCTCGGCGGCACGGTGGTGGGAGAGTCCGTGAGAATGGCTGGAGACGCGATGGACGAAGCCATCGTGAAGTTCATAAGGAAAAAATACGGTCTCATTATCGGAGAATCCACCGCTGAAGAGATCAAGAAAAGAATAGGAAAAACACATCCCGCTTTCGAAAACTACGAAATAGAAATAAAGGGAAGAGATGTGGTGACGGGTCTTCCGAGAACAGACCGCGTGAGCTCGGAAGACGTGA
This window encodes:
- the radC gene encoding RadC family protein, producing MKRDGGSLLPRERMIKAGPESLSVEELVAIVLRTGKKGKHVLELSKDLLERFDGSLIKLSNAGLEEIASVEGVGMVKAITLKAALELGKRLHRELERIPEKLDSSVKVYRYCQEMVYLEREIVKVICLDTKLNVIGENTLTVGTSDRSLIHPRDVFRTAIRANASGVIVVHNHPSGDPTPSKEDRLITERLKQAGEILGVSLVDHVIVSRRGYFSFREEGEL
- a CDS encoding Maf family nucleotide pyrophosphatase; this encodes MRIILASSSPRRRQLMELLGIEFEVEKPDVEEEFLESPEETVRELSLRKAEWVFKKRKEEEILVIGSDTVVVLDGNILGKPESLEEAKGMLKKLSGEWHVVYTGVAFVSSETKDVIVSSTKVRFRELPESVIDYYVEKYRPLDKAGAYGIQDFAAVFVEKIEGDFFTVVGFPLGMVWQYLYEKGWWKFASKREDDKGGARVAFG
- a CDS encoding Gx transporter family protein produces the protein MRRITFLSVLTALSSTFYVLENLLPFPVPFGRWGFSNSVVLMIASEIGFGDALIVASAKSILGALFSGRFLSPSFLTGFFGAVSASLVESFLARFDFGYLSLSAMGSFVNNLVQLIVISFLVGSTKTFLLFPLMVILGLVSGTVNAFLASKMGGIVFENYSRFFFAQKKATDGITGDRVRS
- a CDS encoding NusG domain II-containing protein; its protein translation is MRSFFRKKDVVLIILIFVVLIFSILVSEKKGSKVVVQGKDFRKILSKPGTYDITENGRFLMKVEFHGNRVRVVESTCPLKLCVKTGWVGPGGTIICVPNEVIIFFEEKTDYDTVTW
- a CDS encoding FAD:protein FMN transferase, translating into MWPSDSNDHRVTRRNVIIFSSLLLGSLAILLALLLIRTKDQYYELRDFALGTSVRIVVSSQKINPRTIAEAILEDMKRITYKFSFTDERSVVKKINDHPNEWVEVDEETYSLIKAACAFAELTDGAFDPTVGRLLELWGFTGNYENLRVPSREEIEEALKHIGYKNVLFDDKNMRVMVKNGVKIDLGGIAKGYALDRTRQIALSFDENATGFVEAGGDIRIIGPKFGKYPWVIGVKDPREDNVIDYIYLKSGAVATSGDYERYFVVDGVRYHHILDPSTGYPARGVWSVTIVAEDATTADALSTAGFVMAGKDWRKVVLDFPNMGAHPLIVLEGGTIEKSETFKLFERE
- the amrS gene encoding AmmeMemoRadiSam system radical SAM enzyme, producing the protein MERMALHFEILENGKVKCLLCPHECVLDNGQIGLCGVRKNKNGSLVSLNYGEVTAIAMDPIEKKPLFHFNPGEQIFSVGTFGCNFKCGFCQNWEISQAKPETKRVTPEQLVKIAQMNRNSKGIAFTYNEPLVWYEFVLDTSRVAVREGMYCVLVTNGFINEEPLELLFQSVHAMNIDLKGFNRDFYREIGGDLDVVLRNIEKVYNAGIHVELTTLIIPGKNDDKEDLRREFEWIADLDKDIPLHISRYFPNYKYTIPPTPIEELIEIYEMAREYLNFVYLGNVWDERYESTFCPDCGNLVIRRQGYEVEKVGLDEEGKCTKCGRQIATIIG
- the amrA gene encoding AmmeMemoRadiSam system protein A; this translates as MIGEHPYVKWAIRVIENYVRYGKVIEPDESVPEELFKRRAGAFVTLHKTDGSLRGCIGTYLPTKPNLALEIRDNAIAAATQDPRFPPVSPDELDDIVVHVDILSPPEPVRDISELDPKKYGVIVVKGWRRGLLLPDIEGVDTVEEQLRIAKLKAGIPEWDDDVEIYRFTVERYK